One genomic segment of Spartinivicinus poritis includes these proteins:
- a CDS encoding STAS domain-containing protein — MPLLTYNHLNARIFKAPSSIDNSTIRLLGQDIADSAADVVLDCHLTDYIDVTGFRWLMNLQEKQRQKGKDMALVNVTGDFLRLLSVLHANHLLQIYDDIESYITHQQCS; from the coding sequence ATGCCCTTACTGACTTATAACCATTTAAATGCACGGATTTTTAAAGCGCCCTCCAGTATTGACAATAGTACGATTCGTCTTTTAGGCCAAGATATAGCAGACAGCGCAGCTGATGTAGTATTAGATTGTCATTTAACGGACTATATTGATGTAACAGGTTTCCGCTGGCTAATGAATCTACAAGAAAAACAGCGGCAGAAAGGAAAAGATATGGCGTTGGTTAATGTAACTGGTGATTTTTTAAGGTTATTGTCAGTGCTTCATGCCAATCACTTATTACAAATCTATGATGATATTGAGTCATATATTACCCACCAACAGTGCTCATAA
- a CDS encoding efflux RND transporter periplasmic adaptor subunit has product MNWLKVLTPIGILTGALILNWQLSNTEQAPKSAAKPTAKLPVETQSVNPTQIQFTITSQGAVQPRTETTLVSQVSGKVIAIAPAFVSGGTFKAGDTLLKIDPLDYQVAVEQAKAQLAQAKAKLIEEQGKATTAKKDWLREGRHLKQASDLVLRKPYIIEAQAAVKAAQADLTKAKHYLTQTTIHAPYDGMVKTKQVDVGQFVSASNPLGVIFATDYAEVRLPIKRSDLAFLQLPAFGHSQDTGPAVTLSVWNAPSPATWQARITRQEGVIDEKTRMHYLVARIADPYGLQKNSETSKQTPLHLGTFVKAAITGVTMNNLTPIPRHLLRKNQQLLVVDKDNTLQLRKVTVVREGETLAYLQTGLKTGDQLCLTAIPSPINGAAVVVQNNVESSAAKKQAVAQYNEKNNIQASAKQPSHEQPSRADKSPDSQTPPANDTPSEG; this is encoded by the coding sequence ATGAATTGGCTGAAGGTCCTCACCCCAATTGGCATATTAACTGGTGCCCTGATTCTCAACTGGCAACTCAGCAACACTGAGCAAGCACCTAAGAGCGCGGCTAAACCCACTGCTAAGCTCCCAGTAGAAACCCAGTCGGTTAACCCGACCCAAATCCAATTTACCATTACCAGTCAAGGAGCGGTTCAACCTCGTACAGAAACCACTTTAGTTTCCCAGGTCTCAGGTAAAGTGATTGCTATTGCCCCTGCATTTGTCAGTGGTGGTACTTTCAAGGCTGGTGACACCTTGTTAAAAATTGATCCTCTTGACTACCAGGTTGCTGTTGAACAGGCCAAAGCTCAATTAGCCCAAGCCAAAGCTAAATTAATAGAAGAACAAGGCAAAGCTACCACCGCTAAAAAAGATTGGTTAAGAGAAGGAAGGCACTTAAAGCAAGCCAGTGATTTAGTACTGCGTAAGCCTTATATAATAGAAGCACAGGCTGCGGTTAAAGCAGCCCAAGCAGACTTAACAAAAGCGAAGCATTATCTGACACAAACCACTATTCATGCCCCCTATGATGGCATGGTGAAAACCAAGCAAGTCGATGTTGGACAGTTTGTCAGCGCCAGCAATCCTTTAGGGGTTATTTTTGCCACTGATTATGCTGAAGTTCGCTTACCCATTAAGCGCAGTGATTTAGCTTTTTTGCAATTGCCAGCGTTTGGTCACTCTCAAGATACTGGCCCAGCCGTGACTTTAAGTGTCTGGAATGCCCCCTCACCCGCAACCTGGCAAGCCCGAATCACCCGCCAGGAAGGCGTGATCGATGAAAAAACCCGGATGCATTACTTAGTTGCTCGCATTGCAGACCCCTATGGACTACAGAAAAATAGTGAAACCAGTAAACAAACACCGTTGCATTTAGGTACCTTTGTTAAAGCCGCAATTACTGGAGTGACGATGAATAATCTAACTCCAATACCACGACACTTGCTACGTAAAAACCAGCAGCTACTAGTTGTTGATAAGGACAATACACTACAACTTCGTAAGGTAACCGTAGTAAGAGAAGGTGAGACATTAGCGTACTTGCAAACTGGTTTAAAAACCGGTGATCAACTTTGTCTAACAGCAATCCCCTCACCTATAAACGGCGCAGCAGTTGTTGTACAAAATAATGTTGAGTCGTCAGCCGCTAAAAAACAAGCCGTTGCCCAATACAATGAAAAAAACAATATCCAAGCCAGTGCTAAACAACCCTCTCATGAACAACCCTCTCGTGCGGATAAATCACCCGACTCTCAAACACCACCTGCTAATGATACGCCAAGTGAGGGGTGA
- a CDS encoding efflux RND transporter permease subunit: MLSNTPHKKGIIGWFAANSVAANLLMLFLIALGIGSAFTIKKQMFPDIKLDTVVVSINYPGASPSEVAQSVTLRVESAVRTIAGIKKMDARVEQGYTVVTLDIEKGFDINEKLDEVRTAVDSITSFPKAVEKPAIRKVTPKNRVIWVALYGDVSYSTLHQISLDVRDEIQALPEVSKANIFGARSAEIAIEITETQLQTYGLTFAEVADAIRNSSVDIAGGAIKTKNGKIQLRAEGQAQTEVEFRNIIIRANQDGSLLRLGDIATVTDDYEDTGIFSRFNQKMSIGLSVEAAGDNEIASSAAVKEYITQKQASLPDTLRIDYWGDTSFYLQGRLNMMLENMGVGALLVFLVLTLFLRIRVAFWVVLGIPISFLGAIWLMPIGPFPVFINIVSLFAFILVLGVVVDDAIIIGESAYSEIVNSGHSHQSVVAGVHRVVVPATFGVLTTMAAFAPILTVGGTAAPFFESIAVVVMLCLFFSLVESKLILPAHLVHMKYAPSHQTWLTRLQDWFDGKLQGFIQRYYQPWLTKALAHRYTTIAIFIGMLIITVGMLQGGIVRFIFFPNVPSDFIEVALTMNEGTSNEARNKTLQQIEQALATIDQDYAQANSSQHLVKHMLTYTDDEQQGDVVVELTKSETRQLDANAITEQWRQAVGTLPGVKQLNFDSSTNAGGGAPVFYQLASRNETELTSAVNEFKAHLTNYDGVFDIESSYSSPQPDYVLNLLPEARAYQLKLADIGGQLRQGVHGEEVQKFQRGTSEVTVVLRYPKAERSHLGDLANFKARVDGSNSMPLNQAVNWTEQAAPASIRRLNGKNVVTISADIDPGKIEPQTVIKTLEESYIPQLKTRYPSLSTELEGASLEEQQTKQKMVTAALFALLLIYALIAIPLKSYSQPLLIMAIIPFGLIGAVAGHWLFDLSLSMMSIYGLIALAGVLVNDSLILVDFINQSLKQGETVSEAILKSGKSRFRAIMLTSVTTFLGLAPIILEQSLQAQIVIPMAVALGFGILFATVITLFLIPALYGIFIDIQQLLSKFSKKSNDLLNQKPSIT, translated from the coding sequence ATGCTGTCAAATACACCCCATAAGAAAGGCATCATCGGTTGGTTTGCTGCGAATTCGGTAGCAGCTAATTTGTTAATGTTATTTCTCATTGCATTGGGAATTGGCTCAGCCTTTACTATCAAAAAGCAGATGTTTCCTGACATCAAGCTGGACACTGTTGTGGTGTCGATTAATTACCCTGGTGCATCTCCAAGCGAGGTTGCCCAGAGTGTTACCCTGAGAGTGGAGTCTGCTGTTCGAACCATTGCAGGTATCAAAAAAATGGACGCTCGGGTCGAACAAGGTTATACCGTTGTTACTTTGGATATTGAAAAAGGCTTTGATATTAATGAAAAACTTGATGAGGTACGGACAGCAGTAGACAGTATTACCAGTTTTCCCAAAGCCGTTGAAAAACCGGCTATTCGTAAAGTTACCCCAAAAAATAGGGTAATTTGGGTGGCCCTCTATGGTGATGTTAGCTATTCCACTTTGCATCAAATCAGCCTCGATGTCAGAGACGAAATTCAAGCGTTACCGGAAGTGAGCAAAGCGAATATTTTTGGAGCTCGCAGTGCTGAAATTGCGATTGAAATCACTGAAACCCAGTTGCAAACCTATGGTTTAACCTTTGCTGAAGTAGCGGATGCCATTCGCAATAGTTCAGTGGATATTGCTGGCGGTGCGATCAAAACCAAAAATGGCAAAATTCAGTTACGTGCTGAAGGCCAGGCACAAACTGAAGTGGAATTTCGAAACATTATCATTCGTGCTAACCAAGATGGCTCACTACTTCGTTTAGGGGATATTGCGACTGTCACTGATGACTATGAAGATACTGGGATTTTTTCTCGGTTTAACCAAAAGATGTCGATTGGACTATCTGTAGAAGCGGCTGGCGACAATGAAATCGCCTCTTCTGCTGCGGTAAAAGAATACATAACCCAAAAACAAGCATCTTTACCCGACACCTTGCGTATTGATTACTGGGGAGATACTTCATTCTATCTACAAGGGCGCCTCAATATGATGCTGGAAAATATGGGCGTTGGTGCACTGCTGGTCTTTCTCGTGCTCACCCTGTTTTTACGTATTCGTGTTGCCTTTTGGGTCGTGCTGGGTATTCCTATCAGCTTTTTAGGTGCAATCTGGCTGATGCCCATTGGTCCATTTCCCGTTTTTATTAATATTGTTAGCTTGTTTGCATTTATCCTAGTGCTAGGAGTGGTAGTTGATGATGCGATTATTATTGGCGAAAGTGCTTATAGCGAAATAGTCAACAGTGGTCATAGCCATCAAAGTGTGGTGGCAGGTGTTCACCGGGTAGTGGTACCAGCCACATTTGGAGTACTGACTACCATGGCAGCCTTTGCCCCCATTTTAACCGTAGGTGGTACAGCTGCGCCTTTTTTTGAGTCCATTGCCGTCGTTGTAATGCTTTGTTTATTTTTCTCGCTAGTTGAATCTAAGCTGATTTTGCCTGCCCATTTAGTGCATATGAAATATGCGCCTAGTCATCAAACGTGGCTGACTCGCTTACAAGACTGGTTTGATGGCAAACTACAAGGGTTTATCCAGCGTTATTATCAGCCCTGGTTAACTAAAGCCTTAGCGCATCGATATACAACAATTGCCATTTTTATCGGCATGCTCATTATTACTGTGGGTATGCTGCAAGGGGGGATTGTTCGCTTTATATTTTTCCCCAATGTTCCTTCCGATTTTATTGAAGTAGCCTTAACCATGAACGAAGGCACCTCCAATGAAGCGCGCAATAAAACACTACAACAGATTGAGCAGGCTCTAGCTACCATTGATCAAGACTATGCTCAAGCGAATTCAAGCCAGCACCTGGTCAAACACATGCTCACCTATACTGACGATGAGCAGCAAGGCGATGTCGTTGTAGAGCTGACTAAATCAGAAACACGACAGTTAGATGCAAATGCCATCACTGAACAGTGGCGACAAGCGGTTGGCACATTACCTGGCGTCAAACAGCTGAATTTTGATTCCAGCACTAATGCCGGTGGTGGTGCGCCTGTTTTTTATCAACTCGCCAGCCGAAATGAGACTGAATTAACCAGTGCGGTCAATGAATTTAAAGCGCATTTAACCAATTATGATGGTGTATTTGATATTGAAAGCAGCTATAGCTCTCCGCAGCCTGATTATGTGTTAAATCTGCTACCAGAGGCCAGAGCCTATCAGTTGAAATTAGCGGATATTGGTGGCCAGCTTCGACAGGGGGTGCATGGGGAAGAAGTGCAAAAATTCCAGCGTGGTACATCAGAAGTCACTGTGGTATTACGTTATCCTAAAGCAGAGCGTTCTCATTTAGGTGATTTGGCTAACTTTAAGGCCCGGGTTGATGGCAGCAACAGCATGCCACTTAATCAGGCGGTTAACTGGACGGAGCAAGCAGCTCCTGCATCTATTCGGCGCTTAAATGGTAAAAATGTGGTGACAATTAGTGCTGATATTGACCCTGGCAAAATTGAACCGCAAACGGTCATTAAGACGCTGGAAGAAAGTTATATTCCCCAACTAAAAACCCGTTACCCTTCGCTATCAACTGAGCTAGAGGGAGCCAGTCTGGAAGAACAGCAAACCAAGCAAAAGATGGTTACAGCAGCTTTATTTGCTTTGCTGTTAATTTATGCCTTAATTGCCATACCGCTTAAGTCGTATAGCCAGCCGCTGTTAATAATGGCCATAATTCCATTTGGTCTAATTGGCGCAGTCGCTGGCCACTGGTTATTTGATTTATCCCTAAGCATGATGTCAATTTATGGGTTAATTGCGTTAGCAGGTGTATTGGTTAACGACAGTTTAATTTTGGTGGACTTTATTAACCAGTCGCTCAAGCAGGGAGAAACCGTATCCGAGGCCATTTTAAAATCAGGTAAATCTCGCTTCAGGGCGATTATGTTGACTTCAGTTACAACCTTTTTAGGGTTAGCGCCTATTATCTTAGAGCAAAGTTTACAAGCCCAAATTGTGATACCCATGGCAGTGGCCCTGGGCTTTGGAATTTTGTTTGCAACGGTAATCACCTTATTTTTAATTCCTGCTTTATATGGCATTTTTATTGATATTCAACAACTGCTGAGCAAATTCAGCAAAAAAAGTAACGACTTACTTAACCAAAAACCCTCAATAACTTAA
- a CDS encoding porin, giving the protein MKSTKLVSLVSFAVVASVASNSIFAASHGKDDDIELYGEIEIRSLDRETTDLDTIVDKARIGFKGAHKLNMSGVKGRWQIEFNLPSDNDPANDSTDDGDVGLRKANVGLQGDFGEVIFGRQNNILADTKVIDTFKNDSGVFLFAPDRLGNAMTYVTPNMGGFHGYVQVATDADPEENDVDATVWGANYSDDTFYFGISRYDEDDDYIGAERDVTSLGAKASFGDFSVFGTLQDEDHTNTLVYGVGIGLTMNDWTFKTALYGFDSDDDGRFGAADGSDDEGRALFFLADYALGHGISTFAQYVYYDEDAEDEGFGGSVFSVGIAAEISRTLM; this is encoded by the coding sequence ATGAAATCCACCAAGCTAGTATCGCTTGTATCTTTTGCCGTTGTCGCAAGCGTTGCTTCCAACTCAATTTTTGCAGCCAGCCATGGTAAAGATGACGATATCGAGCTTTATGGCGAGATAGAAATTCGTTCACTCGACCGTGAAACCACAGACCTTGACACTATTGTCGATAAAGCCCGGATAGGCTTTAAAGGTGCTCATAAACTTAATATGAGCGGGGTAAAAGGCCGGTGGCAAATAGAATTCAATTTACCATCTGATAATGATCCAGCGAATGACTCTACTGATGACGGTGACGTTGGGTTACGGAAAGCAAATGTGGGGCTACAAGGAGACTTTGGTGAAGTTATTTTTGGCCGACAAAATAATATTCTTGCCGATACAAAAGTTATAGATACCTTTAAAAATGATTCAGGTGTATTTTTATTTGCCCCTGATCGGCTAGGGAATGCTATGACTTATGTAACTCCTAATATGGGAGGGTTTCATGGTTATGTACAAGTTGCTACTGATGCTGACCCAGAAGAAAATGATGTAGATGCGACTGTATGGGGGGCCAACTACTCTGATGATACCTTCTATTTTGGTATTTCCCGTTATGATGAAGATGATGACTATATAGGTGCAGAAAGAGACGTTACTTCGTTAGGGGCTAAAGCTTCATTTGGTGATTTTAGTGTATTTGGCACGCTGCAAGATGAAGACCATACCAATACACTGGTCTATGGGGTAGGTATTGGCTTGACTATGAACGATTGGACCTTTAAAACCGCCCTCTATGGCTTCGACTCTGACGATGATGGTCGTTTTGGCGCAGCGGATGGCAGCGATGATGAAGGCAGAGCATTATTCTTCCTTGCCGACTATGCACTAGGTCATGGCATTTCTACTTTTGCTCAGTATGTCTATTATGATGAAGATGCTGAAGATGAAGGCTTTGGTGGAAGTGTTTTCTCTGTGGGGATTGCAGCAGAGATTAGTAGAACCTTAATGTAA
- a CDS encoding substrate-binding periplasmic protein, translating to MRYVAGLFLLLILKSHPAYSNQTLVFVALGEGPKYVLQEAYRRLNLSITIELMPAGERALWIANQGIVDGDLIRIANIQARYPNLLMVPTPVYYIEQMVFSKQQDFPVQGWNSLRPYNIGILIGMKIVEDGTKGMTTIGATSYEQLMQLVNLNRVDIGILPRINILMEMKRMQRSKLKILEPPVAVTPLYHYLHKKHHTLVPKLNQVLQAMEQEGIIKKLINQFFVEATQ from the coding sequence TTGCGTTATGTCGCTGGTTTATTTTTATTACTCATTTTAAAAAGCCACCCAGCCTACTCAAATCAAACATTAGTATTTGTTGCATTAGGTGAAGGCCCTAAGTATGTGCTTCAGGAAGCCTATCGCCGGCTTAATTTGAGTATCACAATAGAACTCATGCCCGCTGGTGAACGAGCATTGTGGATAGCCAATCAAGGCATAGTGGATGGCGATTTAATAAGAATCGCTAATATTCAAGCACGGTATCCTAACTTACTGATGGTACCTACGCCTGTTTACTATATTGAGCAAATGGTTTTTAGTAAGCAACAAGACTTTCCTGTTCAAGGCTGGAATAGCCTACGTCCTTACAATATTGGCATTCTAATCGGGATGAAAATAGTAGAGGATGGAACCAAAGGCATGACTACTATTGGAGCCACTTCTTATGAGCAGCTAATGCAGTTAGTTAACTTAAACCGAGTAGACATTGGCATATTACCACGCATTAATATCTTAATGGAAATGAAGCGGATGCAGCGAAGCAAGCTGAAAATACTGGAGCCTCCTGTTGCTGTTACGCCGTTATATCACTATCTACATAAAAAGCATCATACACTCGTGCCAAAACTGAATCAGGTGTTACAAGCAATGGAACAGGAAGGGATAATCAAAAAATTGATTAATCAGTTTTTTGTAGAAGCAACCCAGTAA
- the aceB gene encoding malate synthase A: protein MTTPTSIAELSIHAELTSAYKTIFTDEAMAFITELVKEFQPQLNNLLAEREQHQSSFDKGVLPNFLVDTAEIRNSDWKIAGIPADLQDRRVEITGPVDRKMIINALNANVKVFMADFEDSQSPSWEGIAQGQVNLRDANIGTIEYTHPTTGKEYRLNDNPAVLICRVRGLHLPEKHITYQNTPIPGCLLDFGLYFYHNYKTRLAKGSGVYYYIPKLQSHQEAAWWSQVFKFTEQKFKLDSGTIKATVLIETLPAVFEMDEILFALKEHIVGLNCGRWDYIFSYIKTLKNHSDRVLPDRQQVTMNQPFLSAYSRLLIKTCHKRGAMAMGGMAAFIPSKDPATNEQVMEKVTADKTLEASNGHDGTWVAHPGLADTALAVFGQHIPADKPNQLHVMREEDTPITATDLLAPCPGERTEQGMRSNIRVSLQYIEAWINGNGCVPIYGLMEDAATAEISRTSIWQWIKHEKALDNGQIVTKALFREMLDQEATVVQQEVGEVRWQQGRFEEAKTILDQITTSDELVEFLTLPAYGYLP, encoded by the coding sequence ATGACAACCCCCACTTCAATTGCCGAATTGTCTATTCACGCTGAGCTGACATCGGCTTATAAAACGATTTTTACTGATGAAGCCATGGCATTTATTACTGAGCTGGTTAAAGAGTTTCAACCTCAGCTCAATAATTTATTAGCTGAACGGGAACAACACCAATCGAGCTTTGATAAAGGGGTACTTCCCAATTTTTTAGTGGATACGGCTGAGATTCGTAACAGCGACTGGAAAATTGCTGGCATACCTGCTGATTTACAAGACCGCCGGGTTGAAATCACTGGGCCGGTTGATCGTAAAATGATTATCAATGCACTGAATGCCAATGTTAAAGTGTTTATGGCAGACTTTGAAGATTCTCAGTCTCCTAGTTGGGAGGGGATTGCTCAAGGCCAGGTTAACCTGCGTGACGCCAATATTGGTACTATAGAATACACCCATCCTACCACAGGTAAAGAATATCGACTCAATGATAACCCTGCTGTTTTAATTTGCCGGGTACGTGGCTTGCATTTACCTGAAAAACATATCACTTACCAAAATACGCCCATTCCTGGCTGTTTATTAGATTTTGGCTTGTATTTTTATCATAACTATAAGACGCGTTTAGCTAAAGGCTCTGGCGTTTATTACTATATTCCCAAACTGCAAAGTCATCAGGAAGCTGCTTGGTGGTCTCAAGTCTTTAAGTTTACAGAACAAAAATTCAAACTTGACTCAGGCACGATCAAAGCCACAGTATTAATTGAAACCTTACCTGCCGTCTTTGAAATGGACGAAATTTTATTTGCCTTGAAAGAACATATTGTGGGCTTAAACTGTGGTCGCTGGGATTATATTTTTAGTTATATTAAGACCCTGAAAAACCACTCAGACCGGGTATTACCTGATCGCCAGCAAGTCACCATGAATCAACCTTTCTTAAGTGCTTACTCGCGATTATTAATTAAAACTTGTCATAAACGTGGCGCAATGGCCATGGGTGGTATGGCGGCCTTTATACCCAGCAAAGACCCCGCAACCAATGAACAGGTGATGGAAAAAGTAACTGCGGATAAAACCCTGGAAGCCAGCAATGGTCATGATGGCACTTGGGTAGCTCATCCTGGCCTTGCTGATACGGCTCTGGCTGTCTTTGGTCAGCATATACCAGCAGATAAACCCAATCAGCTCCATGTCATGCGAGAAGAAGATACACCAATAACTGCAACAGACTTACTGGCCCCCTGCCCTGGCGAGCGTACTGAACAAGGCATGCGAAGTAATATTCGAGTGTCATTACAATATATTGAAGCCTGGATTAACGGTAACGGTTGTGTCCCTATTTATGGGCTAATGGAAGATGCTGCCACCGCTGAAATTTCTCGAACCTCGATTTGGCAATGGATTAAACATGAAAAAGCCTTGGATAATGGCCAAATAGTCACTAAAGCGTTATTTAGGGAAATGCTTGATCAGGAGGCCACTGTTGTACAACAGGAGGTGGGTGAAGTGCGCTGGCAACAAGGTCGGTTTGAAGAAGCCAAAACGATTTTGGATCAAATTACCACCAGTGATGAGCTGGTCGAGTTTCTAACATTACCTGCTTATGGGTATTTACCTTAA
- a CDS encoding LysR family transcriptional regulator, which produces MNIARVDLNLLVYLDVLLRERNVTKAAAHLGITQPAMSNGLRRLRELFDDPLLIRTSEGMTATERAQDLQPIVRDVLAKIEQALQPQKAFDAQHSDRVFRIMASDYAESTLIPAVLKRLRHEAPTVILDVLTPSDVSFLDVEQGRVDMAINRFDDMPQSFHQTTIWRDTFSCLISVENPILADFTLANYLQAQHIWVSKTGMGVGVGITPQDVQRLGWVDEALAKLGKKRNISVFTRHYQVATLLAQEKDLVATLPTRAALLQQKNNQLVIKQPPFDIAPFELKMAWSPLLQHNSAHQWLRRLIVEVAGRVK; this is translated from the coding sequence ATGAATATAGCGAGAGTGGATTTAAACTTATTAGTTTATCTCGATGTACTACTCAGAGAGCGTAATGTCACTAAAGCAGCAGCGCATTTGGGGATTACCCAGCCAGCGATGAGTAACGGCTTAAGACGGTTACGGGAGTTGTTTGATGACCCACTGCTGATTCGCACCAGCGAGGGTATGACTGCCACTGAAAGGGCTCAGGACTTACAGCCTATCGTACGGGATGTGTTGGCTAAAATAGAACAGGCTCTACAGCCACAAAAAGCCTTTGATGCTCAGCACAGTGATCGGGTTTTCCGAATTATGGCCAGTGACTATGCGGAGTCTACACTTATCCCTGCTGTATTAAAACGCTTGCGACATGAAGCACCCACGGTCATTTTAGATGTACTCACCCCCAGTGATGTGAGCTTTTTAGATGTAGAGCAGGGGCGAGTGGATATGGCAATCAATCGGTTTGATGACATGCCCCAATCTTTTCATCAAACCACGATTTGGCGAGATACCTTCTCTTGCTTGATCAGTGTCGAAAACCCTATCTTAGCAGACTTTACTTTAGCCAACTATTTACAGGCACAACATATCTGGGTGAGTAAAACGGGTATGGGGGTTGGGGTTGGTATTACCCCACAAGATGTACAACGATTGGGCTGGGTCGATGAAGCATTGGCTAAACTGGGTAAAAAACGCAATATCAGTGTGTTTACCCGGCACTATCAAGTTGCCACCTTATTAGCTCAGGAAAAAGATTTAGTGGCAACCTTACCGACACGAGCTGCATTGTTGCAGCAAAAAAATAATCAACTTGTCATTAAGCAGCCACCCTTTGATATTGCGCCCTTTGAACTAAAAATGGCTTGGAGTCCTTTATTACAACATAACTCGGCGCACCAGTGGTTACGGCGGTTAATTGTCGAAGTGGCGGGCAGGGTGAAGTAA
- the aceA gene encoding isocitrate lyase, producing MTSYNRTEAIAHIEQDWQHNPRWQQVKREYTAADVVRLRGSLKIDYTFAKQGAEKLWQLIHDQSGKGFVNSLGALTGGQAVQQVKAGVRAIYLSGWQVAADNNTALTMYPDQSLYPVNSVPHVIERINNAFLRADQIQWQKNISPDDPAYIDYFAPIVADAEAGFGGVLNAYELTMAMIKAGASGVHFEDQLAAVKKCGHMGGKVLVPTREAIQKLTAARLAADVAGTPTLIIARTDANAADLITSNIDEYDAPFIINERTKEGFYQTKAGIDQAIARGQAYAPYADLLWCETATPDLKEAKQFAEAIRDKYPDQLLAYNCSPSFNWKKHLDDATIAKFQRELSAMGYKFQFITLAGIHSMWHGMFDLAHDYARNDMAAYVKLQEKEFADAERGYSFVAHQQEVGTGYFDDMTNVIQGGESSVTALTGSTEEAQF from the coding sequence ATGACTAGCTACAACCGTACTGAAGCAATCGCCCATATCGAGCAAGATTGGCAGCATAATCCCCGTTGGCAACAGGTAAAACGAGAATATACCGCAGCGGATGTGGTGCGTTTAAGAGGTTCACTAAAAATAGATTACACCTTTGCTAAACAAGGGGCTGAAAAATTATGGCAACTAATTCATGATCAATCAGGTAAAGGTTTTGTCAACAGTTTAGGGGCTTTAACTGGTGGTCAGGCGGTCCAGCAGGTAAAGGCTGGAGTCAGAGCGATTTATTTATCCGGCTGGCAAGTGGCAGCTGATAATAATACCGCACTGACCATGTATCCAGATCAATCCCTTTATCCGGTTAATTCTGTTCCTCATGTTATTGAGCGAATTAATAACGCTTTTTTACGGGCCGATCAAATTCAGTGGCAAAAAAATATCTCTCCTGATGACCCTGCTTATATTGATTATTTTGCGCCGATTGTTGCTGATGCCGAAGCGGGGTTTGGTGGTGTATTAAATGCCTATGAACTGACAATGGCGATGATTAAAGCGGGTGCGTCTGGTGTACATTTTGAGGACCAGTTAGCCGCTGTTAAAAAATGTGGTCATATGGGTGGGAAAGTATTAGTACCCACTCGTGAAGCCATTCAAAAGTTGACGGCAGCTCGATTAGCAGCAGATGTAGCTGGTACCCCCACCTTAATTATTGCTCGTACAGATGCAAACGCAGCTGACCTTATCACCTCCAATATAGATGAATATGACGCGCCATTTATTATTAATGAGCGCACTAAAGAAGGCTTCTATCAAACCAAAGCCGGTATTGATCAAGCCATTGCCAGAGGGCAAGCTTACGCTCCTTATGCAGACTTATTATGGTGTGAAACGGCCACGCCAGACTTAAAAGAAGCCAAACAATTTGCTGAAGCGATCCGCGATAAATATCCTGATCAACTACTGGCTTATAATTGCTCACCCAGTTTTAATTGGAAAAAACATTTAGATGACGCCACTATTGCAAAATTCCAACGGGAATTATCAGCCATGGGCTATAAATTCCAATTTATCACCTTAGCGGGTATCCACTCGATGTGGCATGGTATGTTTGATTTAGCCCATGATTATGCCCGTAATGATATGGCCGCTTATGTAAAATTACAGGAAAAAGAATTTGCTGATGCTGAACGGGGTTACAGCTTTGTTGCCCACCAGCAAGAAGTCGGTACTGGCTATTTTGATGACATGACGAATGTTATCCAAGGCGGGGAATCTTCCGTTACCGCATTAACTGGGTCTACTGAAGAAGCACAGTTTTAA